The DNA region GAATACGGCGAAGCTGTTTTCAAGCCCCTGTACAGCACCAAGGCCCGAGGCATGTTTGTACTCAAACCCGGCCCGGACGCCCGTAAGACCATTGAGAATTACCATAAGGATTACAGCACCATGTACATCCAAAAGACCATAGACCTCAATGACAGCGACCTCGGCATTGTCTTTCTCGGCGGGAAGTATCTGACCACCTACGCCCGCTGCAAGACGACTGATTCATGGAACACCACCACAGTAAACGGCGGCAAATACGCCCCCATAGACCCCCCGCAGGAAATTATTGACCTCGCCCAGAAAGCGCAGGCCATCTTCAACCTCGATTTCACCTGTGTGGACGTGGCTATCACCCCTGAAGGACCCTATATTTTTGAAGTCTCTGCTTTCGGCGGCTTTCGCGGCCTGCTTGATGCGCGAGGTATTGATGCTGCTGCCCATTACGTAGACTATGTCATTAAGAAGGTGAAAGGATAATGGAGCAAAGCACTATCACCAGATCCGCAATTGTTGAAAAATTCCGCAATAAATTTTCTGCAAACGAGTCCCTGTTCATTAACTTCTGCGGCTGTGTAATTGAAACAAGAGTCAACAATTCCAAGCTACTGTCCAACCTGAAAAACTACTTCAAAGAATTTCTGGTAAACGCCCATAAAGGCGACATCCTGATTACCGCCCACGAGTGTCCCAAGGCGGACCTCGGCCTGAAATATACCGTAAAACAACCGGAACCGGGCAAGAGCAAAATCAAAGAAGAATTTCACAATCTTCCCGATGGTCGCGTGGTTTACAAAAGACTGACCGGAATGATCTTCGTTTTCGGCGGGAAAGATAATATTGCCATCGGCCCCTGCATTGAAAACTCCAATCAGCTCATCAACTTCATCAACAACCGATTCATCGAATACAAAATAAACAAGGGCTGTTTTCTCGGGCACGCCGCAGGTGTTATCCAGAATGGTCGGGGCATCGCTCTGGCTGGTTTTTCCGGCATGGGTAAATCCACCCTCGCCCTGCACCTGATGAGCCGGGGCACAACTTTTGTCAGCAATGACCGGATCATGGCTGAAGACAGCGATGGTTACCTGACGATGTACGGGGTGGCCAAACAGCCACGCATCAACCCCGGAACAGCACTGAACAACCCGGACCTATCCTGCATCGTGGCCCCGGAAGATAAGAAAAAATTCCTTGCCATGCCCAAGGAAGAACTCTGGGAACTTGAGCACAAGTACGATGCCCTCATTGACGAATGTTACGGTAAAAATAAATTTAAACTCAAAGCCTCCATGAACGCGCTGTTCATTCTCAACTGGACCCGCGATAATTCTGATATCGTCATCAAGAAAGTAGATCCCAAAGAGCGCAAGGACCTGCTTCCCGCATTTATGAAAGAGCCGGGGCTTTTTTATCTCCCGGATTCTCCAGAAAAAGAAAGGGCTCCAAGTGTTGACGCCTATGCTGATTTTCTGTCAAAGACAACTCTCGTTGAAATCAGCGGCGGCGTGGATTTTGATAAAGCCGCCGATGCCTGCCTCAAATTTATGAAAAAAGGCAGTATATAAATACAACTTTCAGGAAGATAATGCGCATCAAAATAGAACGTGAAGTCAGGGTACCGGACCCGATTAAACTGGAACGCTACAGAAGAACCCCGGACCTCGGCCCCCGCATACTCTTTTTCAGCGGCGGAACCGCGCTAAAGAAGACTTCCTCAGTGCTCACCCAGTACACTCACAACTCCATACACATCATCACCCCCTTTGATTCCGGGGGCAGTTCTGCGGTTATCCGCAACCAGTTCAAAATGCTGGCAGTGGGTGACATCCGTAACAGGCTCATGGCTCTTGCGGACCAGTCCGTGCTGGGCAACCCTGAGATATACAAACTTTTTGCCTACCGTTTGCCCGACGATGCAGATGAAGGTGAACTGCGCACTGAATTTGAAGAAATGATGGAATGTAAACATCCTCTGGTACGGGATATCCCGGCCCCCATGCGAAAAATAATCCGCAACCATTTCATCAAATTCGCAGACATCATGGATGATTTTAACCTGCGCGGAGCCAGTGTCGGTAATATCATCCTCACTGCCGGTTATATCAGCAACCGCCGCCACATTGACCCGGTACTCTATATTTTTTCCAAGCTGGTTGAGGTGCGTGGCATAGTGCGCCCCACCGTAAATATGGACATTCATCTGGCTGCGGAACTTGAGGACGGAACTTTCGTGGTCGGTCAACACCTGCTTACCGGCAAAGAAGCCTCGCCCATCGGATCAGGCATTAAAAAATTATGGCTGGCCGAAAAACTTGGCGACTCCACCCCATGTTCAGTACCTATCCGCAATAGAATGAAAAAACTGATCAAAAGTGCTGAACTTATTTGTTATCCGCTGGGAAGTTTTTATTCCAGTGTGGTAGCCAACCTGTTACCCGAAGGTATCGGAAATGCCATCAGCGACAGCAGATGCCCTAAAGTTTTCACTCCCAACACCGGAACCGATCCGGAACTGAAAGGACATTCACTGACCGACCAGATTAACAAACTCCTCTATTATCTGCGCAAGGATGACCCGGAAAACATATCCATAAAAGATGTCCTTAACTTTGTCCTTGTGGACTCGGTCAATGGAATCTATCCCGGCGGTGTTGATAAAAATGAGATAAACAAGCTCGGTATTCAGGTCATTGACTGCGAACTCGTCAGCAATGAAAGCACTCCCTATCTGGACCCGCACCTTCTCTCGCAAGCCTTGCTTTCACTGGCCTGATAAGTGGGACACATTGACTTTCGAACATTTCCCCTTACCTATTAAGTAGGAAGGTACGTGTTTTTACTAAGCCCAACTTAATTGCTCAGCCGCAGGAGGGTCAAATGAAGTTCACAACAATAAAGACTTTATTTGTCATTGTTCTGGCGGCTGCAATGCTTATTTTTGCAACCGTCGCCCACGGGTCCAGCTTCAGGTTTGTACTGGAAAATAATGGAGACACATGGAAACTCGGCAATAACAATTATCTAGGCTCAATCGGATTCAAAGATCTGCAAGCAACCGCGACCATCAGCATAGCCGACATTGACTCTCACATAGACGAAGGAACTACTGTACGCTTCTACGCGGGTAAAGGAATGCAGGGATTCAATGAATACACCCCGCTGACTGCTGACTCTGCCTTCGACTACGCCTCACTTGCCGGAAAGCAGACCATTGAAAATGCTTTCTACGTCGAATTCGAACCCAAGAAAATTCGTTTCGCTCACTTCGAATATGAAGGCCATAAGAACCTGCACGGCAATGGGAAAATGGGTTTCCTTGACTCTGTTCCTGCACCAGTACCCATTCCTGCCACATGGATGCTCATAGCAGCCGGACTGCTGCTCACTGCCGGAGCTAAGCGACTCTTCTCATGAGACAACCAAGCCCCGACTGAAAAGCCGGGGCTCTCTCATGCTCTGGTCAAAATACAAACAATGCTTACCTTTTCACGACAACCTGATTCATCCCCCAAACACAGGACACAAAATGTTACCAGTTATAATTGATGCCAAGCTCTGCAAAAAGGATGAGCTTTGTGTACACGAATGTCCCCTCTCAGTGCTGACCGTAGAAGAGAAAGGGCTGATTCCCACGGTCCATCCCAAGAAAACCAATTACTGTATAAACTGCGGTCATTGCATGGCCGTCTGCCCCACAGGGGCCATCACCCTGACCGCATTTGATGGACAACAGGCAACTCCCTTCAGCAAAGAAGAACTGCCTGATTCCGCCGCAGTTGAAACATTGATTAAAACCCGACGCTCTGTGCGTAAATTCAAAAAGAAAAATATCAGCGTGCAGGAAATCGGCGAACTGATCCACATATCAGCCTACTCCCCTTCAGGACACAATGCCCAGCCGGTTTCATGGACTGTTCTTGATACCCCGGAAAAGGTTTATGAGCTGGGCAAAGTTGTGGTCGAATGGATGGAAGAAATGGTGAAGCAGAAGAACCCGCTGGCGGAGAAACTGTTCCTCGCCGGATTGGTCAATGCCTGGAAAAAAGGGAATGATGCTATATGCCGCAACGCTCCTGCAATTGCAGTTGCTTGGGCACCCAAGCTGGGCATCACCCCGCAGGCAGATACGATAATTGCCACCAACACTCTTGAACTTGCAGCCCATGCCAAGGGTTACGGCACCTGCTGGGCCGGGTATGTAATTCTGGCTGCGGCATACAGCACAAAGGTACTGCGCCATCTAGATATCCCGGAAGAACACATGGCTCACGGAGCATTGTTCCTCGGACATCCGGCAGTTAGATACCGCAGCATTCCACCCCGGCATGAAGCTGTTGCAAAAGAGCAGGACGGGAAATTCATATTCCACGCCCGCCCGAATACACATTAAAAATTACCCCCATCTTTCATGAAAGATGGGGGTAATTTTTACTTTTCATCACTGACCCGCTTACCGGGTTTAAAGGCCGTGCGTAAAAACTTGGGAGTAAAAATCCGGAAAGGATTGCGGACCAGCATGTCCGGCATGACGTGGTACCAGCGGTAGCCCAGACGATGATATACCTTTTTAGCCAAGCACCCGTATCCGGCCTGCCGGGCGGCCCAAAGCGCAGCATCGCGCTGGCACCGTGAAGTTGCCACGGCTTTGAAAATTTTATCGCTGTACCCTTTATCAACCAGCATTTTGCGAATGCGCAGATATTCCCGGTAACGGCTGATAATATCCGCCACGGAAAAAAAAGCTCCGGTCACCCAGCTCATGGCAATAGCTGCCGAGGTAATGAACCCCCAGCTGTGCCCGTCTCGATAAAACTCCGCGGCAAGCCACGCAAGAGTCACGACCATACCGATGCAAAGTCCCAGAACAAAATGGGGTAAAGGGGCCACACGTATATAATTATATTTTTTCTGTGCAAGAGCCTTTAACATTACAACTCGCCTGCAAAGCGGATAACTATTTTTTCATACGCCACGACTAGGGAATTACCATTGTAATGAAAACCGTTCAAGAAATATCGGCTCCTTTGGCAACAGTCTCAACCAACTGAATAAATATACTTTTCTTAAATACAAAGGTGCACCCAGATATTTTTATTATCCGGCTAAGCAGTAACAACCCCGGCAAGCTCAGCCAGCAGATCATCCACATTGAAAGGCTTGGTGATCCGGGAATCCATACCGCTCTCAATACATTTTTCCATGAAATCATCACCCACATTAGCAGTAAGGGCCACAATCCTGACTGGGGAATGAGTTTTGCGAATTGCACGAGCGGCTTCAAAACCATCCAGAACCGGCATTTGTATGTCCATGAAAATTATATCAAAATCATCTGAATCAATGAAAGTATCCACAGCATCTTTGCCGTTTTCCACCATCACATAATTTTCAAGACCGTTCTTCTCGAAAACCTTACGAAGAAGGATGCGATTCATTTTACTGTCTTCAGCCACCAGCACTTTTATGCCGGAATAATCTACAGCAACAGACTTTTCTTCCGAACTGCCCTGAACTTCCTGCGCCTGACGATGCTCGGTGCAAACTCCCACAGGCAGAACAAAAGAAAACAAAGCACCGCCCTGCTCATTGTTACGCGCGGACAGTTCCCCGCCCAGATGCTTTACCAATTTATAACAAATAGCCAGACCAAGCCCTGTTCCACCATATTTTCTGGTAATAGTCGGATCAGCCTGCACAAAGGATTCAAAAAGAGATTCTATTGCTTCTTCCGGCAATCCTATTCCTGTATCGACAACTTCAAAAAGAAGATGAATTTTCTCGCTGCCGGAGGACTGGTGCTGCGGTCTGCACCGCAAGGTAACAGCACCTTCATCAGTGAATTTGACTCCGTTTCCCAGCAGGTTAACAAGCACCTGCCGTAACCTGAGACTGTCCACCTGTACACAGTCAGGCACATTCTCCGCCTCAAGCTCAACCTTAAGGGGCTTGTTCATGGCACCGATATCCACAACATCCCTCATTTCCCGCAGAAAAGCCGGAAGATCAATATTTTCTTCATTCAGCTCCATGTGCACGGAATCAAGCTTTGAATAATCAAGGATATCGTTAACAATAACCAGCAGACTATCCACAGAGGACTTGATCAACCGCAGATTCTCCTGCTGTTCCGTGGTCAATTCGGAACGCTGGAGCAATTGAACCATCCCCTTTACCGCATTCATGGGGGTTCTGAATTCGTGAGTCATGTTTGCCAGAAACCTGCCCTTGGCCTCATTGGCTTCCTGCGCTTCTTCCCTGCTGAACCTCAATTCTTTCTCAACCCTTTTCAGCTCGGAAATATCTTCAACCGCAACAAGAACCCGTTCCCAAGAATCCTCACATCCCGGCACAATGATCAGGTTAAGAATAAATGACTGTTCCTTACCATCAAGACGAAGAAAACTGAATTCACTACGATGTCTATCTGCCCCTTGAAGAAAATCGAGGAAAACCGTGCGGTACACCCGCCATGAATGGTGGGTAACATAAGGCAAAAATCCATCCCTGATCAGCTGCTCCCGGGAATCTGCCCCGAAAAATTCAATGGTGCGGTTATTAGTGTCAATTATCCTGATCAATTTGGCGCAACGGCATACAGATTTATAATCAGACAGCCGATCCTCACGGATAACCGGTATCATGTCAGGACCATAAGAGTCGAAAAGATTTTTAAGCGGGCTCATGTCCAGCTCCCAAAGAGCCACCGGGGAATTCTCAAAAAGAGAGCGGAACCGCCACTCACTTTTCTGCTGTTCTGCTTCTGCTTTTTTACGGCCGGTAATGTCTATGACAAATCCCTCCACGTAAGAGGACATCCCCAGCTCGGATTCAACATACCTCAGTTCCCTTGAGGTCCAGACCCTGCCGCCATCCTTACGATGACACTCAACTTCATATGAAGCCACCTGCCCGGAAAGACGCAGCATCTGAACCCCCCGCTCCCAGTCCTCGCTGCATACATAAATCTGGTCACCAATGCTGGAAACCTCTGAAATCAAATCATCTGCGCCCTCATAGCCGTACAACTCGGCCAGAGAGTTATTGGCAGTAATATACCTTCCCTCAGGAGTGGCTTGGAAAATTCCCATAGGGGCATTATCAAAAATATCGCGAAACTTTATCTCCGCTCTTCTGCGCAGGGCATCAGCAAGATGACGGTTTTTGACCTCCTGCTCCACCTTCTCCTTCTGCCTGTTTACTTCCTCTACCCGCCTGTCGGCCTCATACATCCGGGCTTCATAAATTTTACGGCCGAGCACTCCCCGGACCAACCAGAAACAACCGAATGATATCAAAAGGAAAATAAATACCGACAGCAGAAACTGCATTCTGATACTTAGGAAACCGAAGAGTTTTTGCTCTTCCACCAGACTGATTACACTGAGTGAAGTCCCCTGAACCGGGGATGATATTGCCAGATAGTCAACTTTCCGGCCTGACTTGCCTGCTTCAAGCACGGTCAGGCCGTCCCATTCATGAAGAACATCCATCAGCAGAAGCTCGCCGCTCTGATGCGCCGAGACATCCGAAACCGCAACAACAGTACTGCCCACACGCAGAAAATCTGTTCCCACAGAAGGGGATATCGTCATAAACCGCAAACTGCGGTACAAGCTGTCTATTTTTGTCCAGCCGACAACAGAACCCTTCACTCCCAATGAAGCATCCACGGGAACGCTAACAACAATGGACAACTCTCCGCCGTATTCTCCAGCAAAAAAAGCCGGAGAACCGTGCCTGACCCTGAACTGCGCAACCTCATGATTATCCTCAGCAAGAGTACATTCCGTGTCGGAATCCAGCAGCACGTCTCCCTCTTCATCAAGCACAGCAATTCTGGAAAAAACAAGCTCGTCACCAACAGTATGCTGGGCAAGATTACGGTGGAGCAGGGAGCACACATCCCCCACCAGTTCAGATGATTTTGCCACTGCATCAGGCCCGCGCAGCTCCAGTGCGCTGATCAACGAACGGACAGGCACGCTGGCAGCCACACTGCCCAGCTCGGAAACTCTTTTGGAAAAATAAAAACTGACCGCCATCGATCTTTTAGCGGATTCTCCCACGAACAATTCGCGCGCAGTATTCCTGACCTGCAATTGCGAAGTATACCCGGTCCACAAGGTAATACCTACGAATCCGGCAAATATGACAATGGCGCATATCAGCAGGAGACTATAGCCGTACCCAGAATTATGGCTGGTCTCGTGTTTTTTCATCAAATCAGACTTTCCATACGGACAATTAAAAAAGATCTAACCAATCCCAAATATAAACGCGGGCCAAAACATATGTAATGAGAATCAGATCCATGACCGCAACATATATTTAAACTAAAAATATTTTGACTACCTTAGCACGCTTAGCACCTTTTTCTCATAGTTTTATAAAAAAACAAACCCTCGCTTGACAGTGAGAATCAATTTCATTACAAAGAATTTAGCACTTAAAAAAATGGAGGCAATCATGTGTGCAGCTCTCATAGGCGGAATGGACAGACTTAAGCGGGATTATATTGTTTCAGCCAAGCAAAAAGGCGTTAAACTCAAAGTATTCACGGGAAAAGAAAACAAGGTATCCTCAAAACTTGGCAATGCTGATCATGTAATAATCTTTACAAACCAGATTTCTCATGCAGCAAAAAAAGACATCGTAAAATACACCAAATCAAAACAGATACCCCTGCATATGTTCCACTCCTGCGGTGTTTCCACTCTCAAAAATTGTCTTGAAAAACTCTAGAGCAATCCATCTGAAAACAATATCCCGGCGCGAAAGACGGTTTGGAGACAGTCTTCCGGCCAGCCGCAGATATCCGCCCCTCGCCCCTGCTAGCTGTGCAGGGAGCGCAAAAGTTCAATATTCATTTTATCAAATTTAAAATCCGGATCATCTTCTTTCGGAGTTTCAATTACCTTGGGAATAGTCGAGAACCGGGAATCATTAATAATATACCGAAACCCTTCAAGGCCGATATTTCCTTTCCCGATATGCTCGTGGCGGTCTTTATTGGACCCCAACTCCTGCTTGCTGTCATTGAGATGAAAAAAACGGATAAAATCAAGACCGATCAACTTGTCAAAACGCTCAAAAACCTCTGCGCATGATTCAGCGGTGCGCAAATCATATCCGGCTGCAAAAGCATGGCAGGTATCAAAGCAGACCCCCATGCGCGAAGTGTAACCGGAATCTTCCAGAATTGTAGCCAGCTCACCGAACCTGCTGCCGAGATTTGTTCCCTGTCCGGCAGTATTCTCGATAAGTACCTTCACTTCCTCTGTTTCCGAAAGGGCTATGGCCTGATCAAGATTTGCCACATACCGCTCAAGCCCCTCGAGCTTACCTGTTCCCAGATGAGAGCCGGGGTGGGTCACCAGATATTCAATGCCCAGAGCCTCGGTCCGGCGCAATTCCTGAGCAAAAGCCTTTACGGATTTAGCCACGCTCTCAGGTTTGGGAGAAGCAAGATTGATAAGATAAGAGTCATGGACACTGACCGGGTAATTGCCCCATTCTTCCCTCAACTTTTTAAAATTTTCCACCACCTTATCTTCAAGAGGCTTTACCTTCCACTGACGCTGGTTACGGGTAAAGATCTGGAGAGCGGTTCCCTTCACAGACATGATCCTCTCCACAGCCTTGTCCACCCCGCCGGTTATGGGCATATGGGCACCTATATACATAAAAATTCCTTTGCTTATTATTTCCGGATATTAATATTTTGCAGGCGCGAATTCCATGAGAACCGAAGCCAGCAATCGCGGATCAATCAGGCCTTCAGACTCGTCTGAAACCAGCCTGCGGTCAATTACTTTCAAAGGAAGTTTTTCCAAGGCCGCAAGATCAGGATCTTCCTGATAAACACCGTTTTCCGAATCAATAAGAACATAATTGAGCACTGCTTCAGATCCGATATAGGCTGCATTATCCAGACGCAGAACTTCAAGCAGCCTCTCCACCTGCAAATTAATATTGTGCCCGATCAATTCCGGATCAAAGCCCATATTGGGAATAAATATTTTCGGGCAGGGATTCAGGGAAACAGCCTGCCCCAACCCTTGCGGGGAAAGAGCAGCAAGCGTGCTGGAATAAAAGCTGCCCATGGGATAAACAATTAAATCCGCACCACGAACCAGATTTATTGCCAGAGATGAAGCATGTACCGGACGCGGCCATGGATCATCCACCCCGGAACAGATCCACATACCGTCAATGGGTGATGATATCGGATCAACTTCCTTGCCTGTAAAAAAATGCTGCCCGGCCAGAATTTCCCCGTTCAGCAACCGCACTGCCAGATGCCCGTTATCCACAGTTGAAGCACGGACAATTCCCCGCGCCCCGATAAGATGTGAAAGCTGTGAGATAGGCGGGGCCAATATACGTTGATGGGCCATAAACCCGGCTGCGAGCAGGATATTGCCGAGACTGGCGTTAACCGGATCAAAACGGTCCCCGGCCAGCTCTATGAACAGGGCAAAGCGGTCTGAAAGGATCTTGCGGACAATTTCAGAAAAACCGTCCATAAGGGAGTGAGAACCATTGGCAAGATGGGAAAGCTGTCCGTTAAGGGCTGTTCTGTCCGCATAGCGGGGAAGGCGTGTTCCAAGCAGTTCAACTATATTCGCTTTTTCCGGTTTTTCCATATCCGCGAGGGCGAGCAAACGATTGCGCACATCCCCCACCGCCGGCATATCAAAGACTTCACGCAAAGCTGCTGAACTGCCGCCGGAATCAAAAGTGGTTATAATATAAGCGCATTCCGGGTTTACTTTTGCAAGTTCGGAAGCCAACCCGTTAAGGGCCGTTCCCCCGCTGAAAAAAACAAATGCCGGATGCTCTTTCTCCACCTGCAACTCCTTTACCTGAACCGAACATTTGGTTAGTGAATATTATAGTATCGGCAGCCCATTTTATAACAATTAGCAGTCAACATACCTCAATCTTACTGATATGAAAAACATTTTCCTCAATATACACGGATTCGGATCTTCAGGCGCAAACTCAAAAGCAGCAGCACTTTCTGAGAACTTTCCAAAACATGAACTGATCAGCCCGGATCTTCCCCCGGACCCGCTGCAATCACTAGAAATAATAGACTCCATTGTTACAGAAAACAAAAACCGCCCCCTGATCCTACAAGGATCATCCATGGGCGGACTGTATTCGCTGATCATGCACTTCCGGCACTCTGTCCCGGCCCTGCTGATTAATCCGGCATTGACTCCGGCAACACTGGTCCGCAGCCGTCTGGGTGAAATCTATGAATTTTCCAACGGTGAGAGCATCCTCATTTCACAGGAACATGTGGATAGTTTTGCAATGGTGGAAAAAGAATTGGAAAAAGGAATCGCCGAAAAAGGGGTCTGCGCCGGACAGGTACTGGCTCTGATCGGTGAACAGGATGAGCTTCTTGATCAGCAGGTAATGAAGTCAATACTCAGAAAGGCCGGGGCCGAGATAATCTCCTACAATACCGACCACCATTTTGAAGGATTCGATCAGGTCGCCCGCCACGATATAAAAGTAAGGGACTTCCTGCTGACTATGCGGAATTAATCTTCGTCCATACGCCCCACAGGCATAAGTTCATTCATCTCGCTGATGTAACCATTTTCAAGATTGTTCACTTCCTGAATATAAGTCTTGAAGGTCAGATCCATGGACGGATCGGTAAATTTGTGCAGACTGTAAGAAGGAGTGGAAAAAAATCCGCGTCTGGCTTTATGCTCTCCGCCCATACCCGGATCATAGGTATTTATGCCGTTAGCCACCGCCCATTCAATAGGAGCGTAGTAACAAAGCTCAAAATGGAGAAAACGCACTTCCTCAAAACAACCCCAATATCTGCCCCAGAGCCGATCCCCGGAAAAGACAAACATTGAGAGGGCCAGCGGATCAGGATCATCACCCCGAAGGGCTACAGTAAACATCAGATTTTCCCGCATGTTCTGCTTCAGCCCCTCGAAAAAGTCAGGGGTAAGGTATTTGCAGCTCCAGACCCCGAATTTATCGTTGGTAGATTCGTAACAACGATACATAAGATCAAAATAGCGGTCCGGAATTTCATATCCAGTCAAAGTCTGCACCCTTACATCATCACGGCGCAAAGCCTTACGCTCACGACGGACGGTCTTACGCCTGTTGCTGTTCAGAGTACTCAGCCAGTGATCGAAATCCCGGTAATCATTGTTAAGCCAGACATATCCCTGATGTTTCCATGCGGCATAACCGTAGGCTTCCATTTCAATTCCCCAGTCAGGGTCCACAAAATTGAAAGCGCAACTGCCCAGTCCGTTGATAGAACAAAAACGGTCTAGGGTCTGGCAGATCACCCCGGTGACCTTTTTTGCAGAAATATCCGGGGCAACCATAAACCGATAACCGGATGCCGGGGTATAAGGACTCATGCCTACAATTTTAGGATAATAGGCCATGCCACCTTTCTGGGCCACTTCCGCCCAGACCCGATCAAAAATAAACTCCCCTTCGCTCTGGTCGCGCACAAACAATGGAGCTGCTCCCACCAACCGCCCCTCAGACCGGACAAGCAGATGAGCCGTAAGCCAGCCGCTTTCCGGGGTTGCGCTCCGGCTCTTTTCAATAAGGCGCAGCCAATCCCACTCAAGGAAAGGAAAATTCAATTCCCTGGCAAGCCGATCCCACTCATCCCGATCAACCTCGGTGATTGAAGGAATCCATGAAATTTCAAGTCCATCCAATATATCAGTCATTTACCAACCCTAAAAACTACTGACCGCTGACCATCCCGGCAAATGATCTTGATACCGAAAAATAATCCGCAACCCATTCCATAAAAACCCCAGCCGTATTGGAGTAATCCTCCCTGTTCCAGACCATATAGATGTCCATGCTGGGAAATTCGTCACTGACAGGAACCATAGCAATTCCTTTGCGTGAGACCCGGCTGTTCTCCGGGAGAAAAGTTACCCCCATGCCTGAAGAAATCAAGGCGGAAGCACCGGATAGACCGGAAATTTCCTGCTTTACCCTGGGCACCAGCCCCCGTGAGGTAAAGGCATCCATAATAGCATCATAAAGGTCCGGCTGCCCGCTGCGTGGAAACATGAGCAGATTCTCCCGCGCTATTTCAGTCAATGATACGCTTTTTTCAGCGGTAAAGATATGATCTTCCGGCACCGCCAGAACATGTTTTCTGGAAAAAAGCTTTACCGAAGACAACCCTTCCATGGCATGCAGGTAAACAGTTGAAAAGCCCACATCCATTTCACCGGAACTGATTTTCTGCAATTGAATGGAAGCCCCGAACTGACTGAGCCGCACTGACACAC from Desulfovibrio sp. JC022 includes:
- a CDS encoding GAK system ATP-grasp enzyme, with the protein product MKIGVIGLKGAWSSEQLARAVAEKTGRETQIFEMQDVRLDLPSGRATVEGYDLSTFDALVIKKIGKQYSPDLLDRLEMLRLLEGRGVQIFSSPYSILRVLDRLTCTISLQLGDIPMPPTTITEDVDHALAAVEEYGEAVFKPLYSTKARGMFVLKPGPDARKTIENYHKDYSTMYIQKTIDLNDSDLGIVFLGGKYLTTYARCKTTDSWNTTTVNGGKYAPIDPPQEIIDLAQKAQAIFNLDFTCVDVAITPEGPYIFEVSAFGGFRGLLDARGIDAAAHYVDYVIKKVKG
- a CDS encoding HprK-related kinase B — encoded protein: MEQSTITRSAIVEKFRNKFSANESLFINFCGCVIETRVNNSKLLSNLKNYFKEFLVNAHKGDILITAHECPKADLGLKYTVKQPEPGKSKIKEEFHNLPDGRVVYKRLTGMIFVFGGKDNIAIGPCIENSNQLINFINNRFIEYKINKGCFLGHAAGVIQNGRGIALAGFSGMGKSTLALHLMSRGTTFVSNDRIMAEDSDGYLTMYGVAKQPRINPGTALNNPDLSCIVAPEDKKKFLAMPKEELWELEHKYDALIDECYGKNKFKLKASMNALFILNWTRDNSDIVIKKVDPKERKDLLPAFMKEPGLFYLPDSPEKERAPSVDAYADFLSKTTLVEISGGVDFDKAADACLKFMKKGSI
- a CDS encoding GAK system CofD-like protein, which codes for MRIKIEREVRVPDPIKLERYRRTPDLGPRILFFSGGTALKKTSSVLTQYTHNSIHIITPFDSGGSSAVIRNQFKMLAVGDIRNRLMALADQSVLGNPEIYKLFAYRLPDDADEGELRTEFEEMMECKHPLVRDIPAPMRKIIRNHFIKFADIMDDFNLRGASVGNIILTAGYISNRRHIDPVLYIFSKLVEVRGIVRPTVNMDIHLAAELEDGTFVVGQHLLTGKEASPIGSGIKKLWLAEKLGDSTPCSVPIRNRMKKLIKSAELICYPLGSFYSSVVANLLPEGIGNAISDSRCPKVFTPNTGTDPELKGHSLTDQINKLLYYLRKDDPENISIKDVLNFVLVDSVNGIYPGGVDKNEINKLGIQVIDCELVSNESTPYLDPHLLSQALLSLA
- a CDS encoding nitroreductase family protein — encoded protein: MLPVIIDAKLCKKDELCVHECPLSVLTVEEKGLIPTVHPKKTNYCINCGHCMAVCPTGAITLTAFDGQQATPFSKEELPDSAAVETLIKTRRSVRKFKKKNISVQEIGELIHISAYSPSGHNAQPVSWTVLDTPEKVYELGKVVVEWMEEMVKQKNPLAEKLFLAGLVNAWKKGNDAICRNAPAIAVAWAPKLGITPQADTIIATNTLELAAHAKGYGTCWAGYVILAAAYSTKVLRHLDIPEEHMAHGALFLGHPAVRYRSIPPRHEAVAKEQDGKFIFHARPNTH
- a CDS encoding ATP-binding protein, with protein sequence MKKHETSHNSGYGYSLLLICAIVIFAGFVGITLWTGYTSQLQVRNTARELFVGESAKRSMAVSFYFSKRVSELGSVAASVPVRSLISALELRGPDAVAKSSELVGDVCSLLHRNLAQHTVGDELVFSRIAVLDEEGDVLLDSDTECTLAEDNHEVAQFRVRHGSPAFFAGEYGGELSIVVSVPVDASLGVKGSVVGWTKIDSLYRSLRFMTISPSVGTDFLRVGSTVVAVSDVSAHQSGELLLMDVLHEWDGLTVLEAGKSGRKVDYLAISSPVQGTSLSVISLVEEQKLFGFLSIRMQFLLSVFIFLLISFGCFWLVRGVLGRKIYEARMYEADRRVEEVNRQKEKVEQEVKNRHLADALRRRAEIKFRDIFDNAPMGIFQATPEGRYITANNSLAELYGYEGADDLISEVSSIGDQIYVCSEDWERGVQMLRLSGQVASYEVECHRKDGGRVWTSRELRYVESELGMSSYVEGFVIDITGRKKAEAEQQKSEWRFRSLFENSPVALWELDMSPLKNLFDSYGPDMIPVIREDRLSDYKSVCRCAKLIRIIDTNNRTIEFFGADSREQLIRDGFLPYVTHHSWRVYRTVFLDFLQGADRHRSEFSFLRLDGKEQSFILNLIIVPGCEDSWERVLVAVEDISELKRVEKELRFSREEAQEANEAKGRFLANMTHEFRTPMNAVKGMVQLLQRSELTTEQQENLRLIKSSVDSLLVIVNDILDYSKLDSVHMELNEENIDLPAFLREMRDVVDIGAMNKPLKVELEAENVPDCVQVDSLRLRQVLVNLLGNGVKFTDEGAVTLRCRPQHQSSGSEKIHLLFEVVDTGIGLPEEAIESLFESFVQADPTITRKYGGTGLGLAICYKLVKHLGGELSARNNEQGGALFSFVLPVGVCTEHRQAQEVQGSSEEKSVAVDYSGIKVLVAEDSKMNRILLRKVFEKNGLENYVMVENGKDAVDTFIDSDDFDIIFMDIQMPVLDGFEAARAIRKTHSPVRIVALTANVGDDFMEKCIESGMDSRITKPFNVDDLLAELAGVVTA
- a CDS encoding DUF2325 domain-containing protein, producing MCAALIGGMDRLKRDYIVSAKQKGVKLKVFTGKENKVSSKLGNADHVIIFTNQISHAAKKDIVKYTKSKQIPLHMFHSCGVSTLKNCLEKL